In one Lolium rigidum isolate FL_2022 chromosome 3, APGP_CSIRO_Lrig_0.1, whole genome shotgun sequence genomic region, the following are encoded:
- the LOC124700450 gene encoding uncharacterized protein LOC124700450 translates to MALTNFIVTVAAVGAAVLLFTTDVRKSGAVFRRNARQIRHWLEEDTASAASKSAKEAVPPPKKLDAEIPKDKPKDH, encoded by the exons ATGGCGCTCACCAACTTCATCGTGACGGTGGCGGCGGTTGGCGCGGCGGTGCTCCTCTTCACCACCGACGTCCGCAAGTCCGGCGCCGTCTTCCGCCGCAACGCCCGCCAAATCCGGCACTGGCTCGAGGAGGACACCGCGTCCGCCGCATCCAA GTCTGCAAAAGAAGCTGTACCGCCTCCCAAGAAATTGGATGCAGAGATTCCCAAGGATAAGCCAAAGGATCACTGA